The Deltaproteobacteria bacterium genome includes the window GAACAGGAGGAACTGGGACGGGCGGAGGAGGCGTGAAGAGCCGGAAGATGACGATGAGGGCGGAGACGATGCCGGCGAGCCCTGCAAGGCAGAGCGGTACGGTCCACCGGGGTGTCTTCGTGATGTCCTTCTCAGAGTCCGGTGGCTGCAACCTGCCTCTTCACCGCCTCGACAGACCGGGCAAGGGCCTTTTCTTCCTCCAGGGTAAGCCGGAACTCGAGGATCCTCTCCACTCCCCCTGCCCCGAGCACCACAGGGACCCCGAGAAAAAATCCGCTGACCCCGAACTCTCCGTCCAGGTGGACCGCGCAGGGCATGACGCGTTTTTCGTCCTTCAGGATCGCCTGGGCCATCTCTATTGCAGAAAGACCAGGGGTCGTAAAGGCGCTTCCGGTCTTCAGATGTTCGACGATCTCTGCCCCTCCGTGCTGGGTCCGACGGACGATCTCGTCGATCTCCTCGTTCGAGAGGAGATCCCTCAAGGGCACCCCCCCAACGGTCGCAAGCCTCACAAGAGGGAGCATGTGGTCTCCGTGGATACCCATGACCAGTGCCGAGACATCAGCGGGCGAGACACCGAGCCGCTCTGCGATGAAGGTCCGATACCGGGCGGAGTCCAAGACACCGGCCATGCCGATGACCCGGTTCCGGGGGAATCCAGAGACCTTGAACGCCGTGTAGACCATGGCATCGATGGGGTTGGTGACCACGACAAGGCAGGCATTTGGAGACCTTTCGACAACGGCCTCGGTCACTGAACGCACGATCCCCACGTTTTGGGCAAGGAGATCCTCCCGGCTCATGCCAGGCCTTCGAGCAAGACCCGCAGTTATGATGACCACGTCCGAATCCGCCGTGTCCGCGTAATCGTTGGATCCGGAGATCCTGCCGTGATACCCGCAGAGGGGCGCTGACTGGGCCATATCCAAGGCCTTTCCCTGGGGGACGCCCTTCACGACGTCGAGAAGGACGATCTCGTCCGCAACAGACCGGGCGACCGCCCAGTGGGC containing:
- the mdh gene encoding malate dehydrogenase, whose protein sequence is MTTSIPRRTKLSIIGSGAVGTAAAHWAVARSVADEIVLLDVVKGVPQGKALDMAQSAPLCGYHGRISGSNDYADTADSDVVIITAGLARRPGMSREDLLAQNVGIVRSVTEAVVERSPNACLVVVTNPIDAMVYTAFKVSGFPRNRVIGMAGVLDSARYRTFIAERLGVSPADVSALVMGIHGDHMLPLVRLATVGGVPLRDLLSNEEIDEIVRRTQHGGAEIVEHLKTGSAFTTPGLSAIEMAQAILKDEKRVMPCAVHLDGEFGVSGFFLGVPVVLGAGGVERILEFRLTLEEEKALARSVEAVKRQVAATGL